The genomic DNA CCGGAAGGCGAGGCCGCTACATCCGTCCCGGACCCGGCAAGCACCACAGCGAGCGAGGAGCACAGCCGTCGCCGCAGGCGACGCGAGGCCGAAGGCCGAGCGGGTCCCGGACGGTGCAGCGGCCGAGGGGTTCGGGAGATAACCCACCCTTTCCAGTTCATCTTACATTATAATATTATAACCAAATCCATATTACAATAATATAGGAAATATATCGAATGTTCTGATGGTTTTCAGATGATTTACTGTCTGCCTGCCTCCCCTCCTTCCTACCCCAACCGTCACCGTCAAACCGCCTGCCCGACACCCTCCAGACACGAGCAATCGAATCCGATGACCCTCACCAAGCGCATCATCCCCTGTATCGACGTGGACCTGGACGAGAACGGCGACGCGAAGGTGTACACGGGGGTCAACTTCGAGGACCTGCAGTACACGGGCGACCCGGTGGAGATGGCCCGGGCGTACAACCGTGCGGGCGCCGACGAGTTCGTCTTCCTCGACATCACCGCCTCCGCCGACGGCCGCGAGACGATGCTGGACACCGTCTCCGCGGTCGCGGACGAGGTGTTCATCCCGCTCACCGTCGGCGGCGGCATCCGCACCAAAGCGGACATCGTGGAGACGCTCCGCGCGGGCGCCGACAAGGTGTCCATCAACACGGGTGCCCTCGAACGGCCGGAACTCATCACCGAGGGTGCAGACTCGGTGGGCAGCCAGGCCGTCGTCATCAGCGTCGACGCCCGACGTCGCTTCGACGAGCAGGGCGAGCACTACGTCCAGGTCGACGGCGAGTCCTGCTGGTTCGAGTGCACCGTCAAGGGTGGCCGCGAGGGGACCGGCATCGACGTGGTCTCGTGGAGCGAAGAGGCCGAGGACCGCGGCGCCGGCGAGCTGTTCGTCAACTCCATCGACGCCGACGGGACGAAGGACGGCTACGACATCCCACTCACCCGCGCCGTGTGCGACGCCGTCTCGACGCCGGTCATCGCCTCCTCGGGCTGTGGCGGCCCGGAGGACGCCTACGAGGTCTTCACCGAGGCCGGCGCCGATGCGGCGCTGGCGGCCAGCATCTTCCACTTCGACGAGTTCTCCATCGACGAGGTCAAGCGCTACCTCGACGAGCGCGGCGTCCCCGTCCGGCTCTGAGGCCGCGGGGGGCGGCATCCGGGACCCCCCGATCCGGGCCGCCCGGAACCGCCCGGCAGCGCCCGCCCGCCGTTTCCACTCCAGTCGACGGCGGAAGTGTCCGTAAGAGCCCCGAGGCGTCCGTTTCCGGGAGCGACAGCGACCCGATTTTCACTTCCACTCCGCACTCGGCGCCCGCTTATGTCCGTCGGGTTCCGAGCCTAGCTGTCGTCGCGGCGTCACCGACGTCGGCGGCGTCAGTACCGCCCACCGAACGCCCGAACACCCGGTTCGAGTCACTCCGAACACACCAGACTCGATGGACGCACGCATCCCGCCCGTACGAGCGGGCCCGCACGAGGAGCATCGCCGCGACGCCGTGTCGCGAGCCGCCGACGATCACGACGCCGAACCCGCCGCGCCGCGGGAGGGACCGGCGCGCGACCCGGCGGTCTCCGGCCCACACGCCGGCCACGACCGCTACGGCCGCTTCGACTACCGCTACTGGCGGTGCGAGGCCTGTGGCCTCGAGACCACACAGGACATCAGCGACGGCTGTCCGCGCTGTGCGCGGCTCGCCCGCCGCACCGCGGAGGGAGACGAGGAGCCCGACGATGCCTGAGGCCGGCACCTCCCCGAGCGGTGGCTGGCGGCTGGTGTACCGGGAGATGAACGCCGAGACGTCGGCAGAAACGGAGCCCGAAGGGCGGGATCCGGTGTCTACGCGGCGGCCTCGAACGCCTCGCGGAAGGAGGCGGTCTTGTCCTTGACGTTCCTCGCGGCGGCCTCCAGTGCGTCCAGCGGGGCGGTCCCACCCTCGGTCTTGATCGTGAGGATGGGGTCCGTCTGACCACCGGACTGCTCGGGGTTCATGTCGTAGGTCGCAGCGGCGACCCCGTCGGTCTCCAGCAGGGCCTCCTTGAGGACGTTCATGAAGGTGTGGTCCTCGCCGGCGATCTCGATGGAGAGTTCGGTCTCCTCGTTCTCAATGACGCGCAGGTCCATGGCTCCGGCTAGCCGATAGCCGGCAATAGAACTTGCGAAGACGGCGCTCCCGGAGCGAGGTGTCGGTGATTACAGGTCGGCGCCGGGGTGGATGCTCACGTCGGCGTGGAGACCCTCACGCAGCGCGGCGTGGACGTGACAGATGTCGTCAGCCAGCCCCTTCAGCTCGTCCTGTTCGTCCTCGTCGAGATCGGCCTCGACGTGGATGTCGAAGCTGATGGACTCCAGGTCGTCCTCGTCGTCGAGGTCGGCGGAGGCGTCCGTCTGGATCTTGCCGAGGTCGTCGTAGTCGTTTCGCTGGGCACCGGCGCGGAAGGCGAACGTGTAGCAGGAGGCGTAGTCCGCGACGAGGACCTCGTTCGGGGAGGGACCCTCCTCGGTGGTCGCGTCGATACTCAGCTCGAAGTCGCCGACACGGCTCAGGGCGTGGAAGCCCGAGTCGTTCGTCGTGGTGGACTCGATATCTGCCATAGCAGCCGGAGGAACACGCGACTGCGCCGTAAACGTTGCCCAAGGGACGCCCGGACCGGACGCGACGGCGGCCCTCCAGGGCCACCGACCGGACCCCCCGTTCCCCGACGGTGCCAGCCGGATGCCCCCCGTTCCAAACCGGGGGGCGGGTGGTCGGGCATTCCTCCGCAACGGTTTTTCCCCCGCCCGCGGGAGTGGGTGGTATGGACGAGTCGCCGGATGGGGACGGGACGGATGCCAGCAGCCCCGAGGCGACCGACGAGGGCGTCGAGACGGCTGTCGAGGGAGCCGAGTCGGCCGACACCCAGGAAGGGGACGAGGGGCCGGGGACGCTCCCGGACGAGATCCTCAACGCCCCCGCGAGCGCCGAGGAGGGCGGCCACACGTTGCTCGAGGAGTACGAACGGGAGAACGAGTCCCGGTGGCGGTCGCTGGCCCGGCAGGGGGCGTTCTGGGTCGTCGCGACCGGGGCCGCCGTGGCCGTGACCCTGACCGCGGTGGTCTCGCTCCGCCAGAGCGGGCTCTCGGACGGCCTGGCGTTCATCCTCGCAAGCGTCGGGATGGCGCTCATGGTCGGCCTCGTCTTCCTCTCGCTGCGGCGGTAGGGCCACCCGCACGGACAGGCGAGCCCCGCGCTCGTGCCTCTCGGTGGGTTTATCCCCGCCTGTGGGCTAGCCACGCGTATGCAATTCAGCGGCTATCCCGAACCCGGGGAACTCGTCGTCGGCCGGGTCGACGAGATCGAGGATTTCGGCGTGTTCGTCGACCTCGAGGAGTACGAGGACAAGCGCGGGCTCGTCCACGTCAGCGAGGTCGCCTCCGGCTGGATCAAGAACGTCCGCGACCACGTCGGCGTCGACGAGCGCGTCGTCTGCAAGGTGCTCGAGGTCGACGAGGACGCCCAGCAGATCGACCTCTCCATCAAGGACGTCAACGACCACCAGCGGAGCGACAAGATCCAGGAGTGGAAGTCCGAGCAGAAGGCCGAGAAGTGGATGGAGCTGGCCTTCGGCGAGGACATGAGCGACGAGCAGTACTCCACGGTGGCGAACGCACTGTTCGCCGAGTTCGGCTCGCTGTACGACGGCTTCGAGCAGGCCGCCATCCACGGCCACGAGGCGCTCGAATCGACGGACCTCTCGGAGGAGGACGCCGACGCCATCGTCGATACCGCCCGCGAGAACGTCTCGGTGCCGTACGTGCAGGTGACGGGCTACGTCGACCTGCGCGCGCCGGGTCCGGCCGGCGTCGAGACCGTCCGGCAGGCGCTCCAGGCCGCCGAGGGCAACGGCGAGGTCCCCGACGAGATCGACCTCGAGGTGACCTACGTCGGCGCACCCGAGTACCGCATCCGTGTCCAGGCGCCGAACTACAAGACCGCCGAGGCACAGCTCGAGGAGGCCGCCGGTCGGGCCCGCGAGGCCATCGAGAGCGCCGGCGGGACCGGTGATTTCCACCGCGAACGCCGCACCGACGACGAGTAACACTGCTCGTTCTTCGATAGACTCGTCGATATGCATCGAATCCCGAATATTGCGTTCGAAACACGACGATTCGCGTGAAATCCGACATCCACGTCTGCTCCGACTGGCGCGAGGTCCACGACCGGCCGGTGTACACGCTCGGCGACGAGTGTCCCGAGTGCGGTGCCGAGGCGGTCAACTCCGCCCCCGCGCCGTTCAGCCCCGAGGACCCGAACGGGGAGTACCGCCGGCGCGCGAAGCGACGGCGCGGCACGTTACCCGAGGGCGAGTGACCGCTGTGGGGAGAGCCGTCCCGCCCGTTCCCGCGACGTTCCCGTCAGTCGGCTCCTGCGTGGTCTCTCTCGGCCTCCGTCGGCCGGAGGACGTACTCTCTGGCCGTCCGCACGAGGTCGACCACCGCCCGGCGCCGGACGGCCAGGATTCCGACTCCCAGGACGATGTAGACGCCACTGAACAGTAACAGTCCCTCGTAGGTCCCGAAGAAGGGGATGAACTGGAGGCCGAACAGCGCGAGCAGGGCCAGCGCCTCGCCGACCGTGATCTCGAAGTCGACGAGCAGTGTGATGGCGAAGAAACTCTGGGCCGCGGTGAGCCAGATCTCGCCCGCCTGCTTCTGGTTGAACTCGAGCACGCCGTAGTAGCCGAGCGAGATGCTGTAGACGACGACGAGCGTCCCGATGAGCAGCGTCCACTGGTTCAGCTTCGAGGAGATGAGCGCGTTGAACGCCGCGGTGGTCCGGGCCTTGTTGACGAGGTAGGCAGTGGCGATGAACTCCGGGCTCTCACTGGCCAGCGGCGCGACCCACTGGATCATGAAGAACGACGAGAGGCCCAGCCGTGGCCCCAGCACCTCCAGCCCCTTCGCGAAGGGCTTCACCGCGAGGAGGATGACCGCCGCCGAGAAGGCGAACATGAGGAGGATGGCGGCGATACGGCGTGCCCTGGGGAGTCCCTGCAGGTAGGCAGGTACGCCCAGTTGTGGCTCGTGGGTCGTCTCGCTCCGGAGGACGACGACCACGTACGCGGCGTAGAGGCCGACGAGGAATATCGCGTCGACGGCTCCGATACCGCCGTTAAGCGGGATGAAGAAGGCGTAGACGGTCGCCACGCCCAGGAACACTACCTCGACGCTGACGCGCCGTTCGAGGCTGACGGCGGTCGAGAGCAGTCCCTCGCGCCTGGTGACTTCGCGCCCGCCGGTGCCGGCCCGGTACACCGCGTAGAGCGCGATGAGCGACCAGCCGAGACCGACGAGGATGCGGTTCGCACCCGTCATGTTCGCCACCGCGAGGTTCGCGGCGTTCTCGGAGGCTGCGGTCCCCGGTGCGGCCCCCGCTTCGAACGCGTACAGCGCGTCGACGGCGTACTCGGGGGCGACGGCGATGATGGCTAGCACCGCGAGCGCGAACGAGCGCGGGACGTCCATCTCCGCCGTCTCCGCGCCCCACGTCAGGACGAACGCGGCCCCGATGACCGCGACGCCGCTGGTCGCGATGACGGCGAGCGTCGGGAGCGACGCGACGAATCCGAGGCCTCGGAGGAGGAGCCAGGGCACCGTCAGGAGTACGACCGCGAACAGCACCAGCAGTGGGTGGAGGCGCCGTTGGGACATCTGTTCCACCGAACGTCGGGGCGCGAATAATCGTTGGGGTCGGCCCCCCACACCGTCGTCGAAGACGGAATCAGCCGCTCGCTGCGTCCTCGGCCGGGAGTCGTGCGAGCGCCCGTCGCAGGAGGGGTGGCGTCATCACCGACGTGAGGACCGCGACCAGGACCACGACGGCGTAGATGGTCGGGGTGAGGACGCCGATGGCGAGGCCGAGCGCCGCGACGACGATCTCCATCGCCCCGCGAGCGTTGAGCCCGATGGCGACACAGAGCCGCTCCGCCCGCGAGAGGTCGGTGAACGCCGCACCGAGCGCGACGCCGAGGCCCTTCCCGACGACCGCGACGGCGAAGACGAGCGCGGTGACGGCGAGCGCATCCGGAGTGAGCAGGCCACCGAGGTCCGCCCGCAGGCCCGCCGTCGCGAAGAAGAGGGGTGCGAACAGCCCGAGCGTCACCAGCTGGAACACCCGCTCGGTCTCGCCGTCCAGCGGGTTCCGCAGGAGGATCCCGGCCAGGAACGCCCCGAGGACGGCCTCCAGCCCCAGCGCCAGCGACGCGCCCGAGAGCGCGATACCGGACACGACCACGACCGAGAACCCCGTCAGGACCGGCGACCGGGCCCGGGTGGCGATGCCGAGCAGGGCCTCGACCACGCGCGGGCCGACGACCACGACGACGGCGACGAACCCCGCGATCACGAGCAGCGTCCGGCCGACGCCGAGCGGGTCGGGCTGACCGCCGCGGGCGAGGTCGGCGACGAGCGTGAGCGCGACCCAGCCCGCGGCGTCGATGAGCACCGCGGCGGTGACGGTGAGCTGCCCGACCCGACGGTCCATCGCGTCGAGGTCGACGAGGACCCGGACCGCGACCGGAACCGCGGAGATGCTCAGCGCGGTGCCGAGGAACAGGGCGAAGACGGGTCGCCCTGCGGGGTCGACGAGGTACGTCGCCGGGAGCAGCCACCCCAGCCCGACCCCCAGCGCGAAGGGGACGACCGAACCACCGACGGCGAGCGCGACCGTCGGGGGGAGGTTCCCACGGAGCGCCCCCGTGTCGACCTCCATGCCCGCCAGGACGAGCAGGAAGACGAGGCCGACCGACGCGAACGCCTCCAGCGGCGCGCTGACGGGCACGACGACCGCCGTGACCCGCGGTGCCACCGCGCCGAGCACCGCCGGGCCCAGCACCAGCCCCGTGAGGAGTTCGCCCACGACGGGCGCGAACCCGAGCCGGTCGGCGACCGTCCCCAGCGCGTGCGCCGTGGCTAGCAACAGCGCGAGCCCGGACAGCAACGCGAGCAGGGGGCCCGGCGCGCCGGCGACCATGCGGGTGGCGACAGCCCGGGCCCCCTTGAACACCCCGGCAGCAGTCCGACGGCGTTCCGGCCGTGTTCCGACGGGTCGTCACCCTGGCCAGGGGGCGGCGAGGTTTTCTCGGTCGGTAGCCTAGACGAGGGATGGTATCCGAGCGTGAGGTCATCGCGCGAACCGTCGAGCGGCTCATCGAGGAGGTCGGGAGCTGGGAGGGCATCACCGTGGCCGAACACCGCTTCGGCGGGACGGAGTTCCGGGTCGGACCCCGGGAGATCGGCCACGTCCACGCGTGGGGGATGCTCGACATCGCCTACCTCCGCAAGCTCCGCGACGTGCTCATCGACGAGGGCGAGACCGGCGTCCACCACCTCCTCGCGGAGTCGGGCTGGACGACCTACTACATCGAGTCCCCGGACGACTACGACCACGCCCGGTGGCTGCTCCGGCTCTCGTACCTCTACCACGTGAAGATCGCGAAGAAGACGCCCGCGGGCGCCGAGGAACTGGCCGGCGTCGACGTCGAGGCTGAGGTAGAGGGGCTCGGACTCAGCGAGCCGGTCCGTGCGGCGTTCGAACGACGGGGCGCGGCCTGAAACCGGTCACGACCACGCCCCCGTCCATCCGGGCCGGGCGACCACCCGCCGGGGGAGGAACTATGACCCCGCTCCGAGTGAGGTGGCCTGTTCCCGACCGGAATCGACACACATGGAGATCACCGACCTGGACCCGATACCCGTCAGCGTTCCCTACAGTGTCGACTTCGCCATCTCCGGGGGCGAGGTGTCGGCCGCGAACCACGTCCTCCTCCGACTCCACACCGACGCGGGAGTCGTCGGCCTCGGGGAGGCCTGCCCCGACCCGTACTTCGCACCGGAGACGATGGGCAGTGTCGTCGCGGCGATCGAGGACCATATCTCGCCGGCGATCCGTGGCGAGGACCCCTCGAACCGCGGGCGCATCCACCGGGCGATGGACGAGGCCATCAGGGGGAACCCGTTCGCGAAGGCCGCAGTCGACATCGCGTGCTTCGACGCGACCGGCAAGCACCTCGGCATCCCCGTGTCGACACTGCTGGGCGGACGCCTCCGCGACCGGATCGAGGTGGGGCAGTCGATCGGCATCGGGCCGACCGACCGCGCGGTCGAGCGGGCACGCGCCTGGGTCGACGACGGGTTCTCCTCGATCAAGGTCAAGGTCGGCACCGACCCGGAGACCGACATCGAGCGGGCAACCGCGGTCGCCGAGGCCGTCGGCGACCGGGCCTCAATCCGGGTCGACGCAAACCAGGGGTACCGTGCGGACCAGGCCGTCCGCGTGTTCTCGGCGCTGGAGTCCGAGTGCGACCTCCTGCTCGTCGAGCAGCCCGTCGCGGCCGACGACCTCGCGGGCATGGCACGCGTCACTGCGGCCCTGGAGACGCCCGTTCTCGCCGACGAGTCGGTGTTCTCCCCCCACGACGCGATCGACATCGTCGACCGCGGCGCCGCGGACGCACTCAGCGTCAAACTCGTCAAGGCCGGCGGGCTGTACCGCTCGCGGCAGATCGCCGCCGTCGCGGCCGCCGCTCACCTCCCCCTCGTCGTCGGGAGCATGGTGGAGCTGGGTGTCGGAACCGCTGCCGGTGCCCACTTCGCGGCGACGCTCCCTGCAGCCTACCCGTCGGACGTGAAGGGGCCGACGCTCCACGAGGCGTCCGTCCTGGCGGACCCGATCCGCATCGAGGAGGGACACACCGTCGTCCCCGAGGGCCCGGGTCTCGGGGTGGAACTCGACGACCGGACCGTCGAGGCCTACCGGGTGGAGTGAACCGGACCGGCGGGGGCCGTCCGACTACCGGCGGAGGCGGGCGACGGTCCCGTCCTCGCGGGGTTCAACCGCGACAAGCCCGTCATCGGAGAGGCCCGACAGGAGATCTCGGAGCCATTCACGGCCGTGCTCACCGTCGGGTGTGTAGTCCACTCGTATCCGGTGCCCCAGCGTGTCCAGGTCCATCTCGTCGTGTTCGCCGAGGAGTCGAACGATCCGCCCGCGGAACTGCCGACGGCTCCCTTCGAAGCTCGGCTGTGTGGGGACGTCCGGTGCGGTGAAGTCACCGGTCTGGTACGCGTGGCACCACTCCCGCCACGGGCAGTCCGCCTCGTCGCACTTCGGGGCCTTCCCGCAGGCCACCCCGCCGAGTTCCATGATGGCGTTGTTCCAGACGCGGGACTCGCCGGCGGGCATGAGCGCGCGGGCGACCCGCTCGAACGCCGCGTCGTCGTCCGGCGTGTCGAACGCGCGGTAAAAGACGTTCTCGACGGCACTGTCTAGTTAGCGCAGATTGAGGAACGAGCAGGTCGTTGAGTGTCTTGCCTAGAGATGCTCGCAGACCTGCTCGAGAACGATTACAACGGCGACTTAGATGAATATTGGGAGCGTGAGCGGACGGCGACGCCCGTCAGGGCGTTCGCCGTCCGGCTTCACGCGACCGGTTGTTCACTCAGAGAAACAGAAGCGATTCTTGCGTCTCTCGGCGTGGAGCGTTCGCATCAGGCGATCTTTCAGTGGGTACATCGGCTGACTGACAGCAGTCCAGACCCGCCGACGGCTTCGCCGTCGCGGGTCGCGGTTGACGAGACTGCTGTCCGGATCAATGGCGACCTGTGTTGGGTGTACGCTGCAATCGACCTTGATACAAAGCTGATTCTGGATGCCCAGATTTTCAAGCGTCACGGCACCGATCCAGCGGCTGCGTTCCTCCACCGACTCCGTGAAAATCACGACTGCGCGAATACCACGTTTTTGACTGACTCGTTCGGCTATCGGACTGCCCTCAATCGATTAGGGCTGAGCGGTCGGGTGGACTACACCGACCGAAACCTCATCGAAAAGTGGTTTCACACCCTCAAGCAGCGCATCGACCGCTTCCATCACTCGTGGGTCGGCAGTCGGCGGAGCGTCCGCCGTTGGATTTCTCACTACGTGCAATACTACAACGAACAACGACCGCACCAATCGCTCGACGGACGAACGCCAGCTGAGGAGGTGCTAAACTAGACAGTGCCTTCTCGACGATTTCGTCGGATTCGTGAAACGTCCCGCCGCCGGCGATTCCCCCCGGCATGTGTAACTCGGCTTCGGGACCCGTGATGTCTCGTATGGCCTCGATATCGCCCTCCGCGAACCGTCTCGCAGTAGCGCACGTGATACTCGCCACTGTCGCGCTGACAACACTCGTTCGACTCGGCCACCGTTACAGCACTCGTCACTCACGGCTCTGTCACCTGCTACCGACCCGGATTCCCTCGCAGTTGGTCACTCCGACTGCTCGTTCTTTTCGACTTCAGTGACGATCACGTCCCAGTCGGGATGTTCGACTCCGTTCCGACACTCGAATCCGCCTTCAACGTCGATTCCATTCTCGTAGGCCCTCACGAGGAGCGCTTTTAGCTCCGCGTTCAATTCCGCATTCGAGGTGAGCTGGGTCTCCTCGGACGTCATCTTTCCGCGTCCTTCCCGTATTTTTCCGCTGGTGATTTGTCTCCCTGGGAGATAGTGACCACACCGTAGCTGGACACGGTTATCTCGTGGTCCTCGTGCGTGAATGAAACGTGGATATCTCCGGTCGTTCCGGTGCCGACCCGGACGAATTTATCCAGCGCGTCAGGATCAACCGTAGAGTGAAGCGGGTCCAGTTCGACCGGATCAGCGTCCATCACTTCTGCCAGCGTTGCGATAACGGTCATGCTTGCGGACGTCTTCTCCTGATCAAACTGGGTGCGAACAGCCGCAGCGTCCTGATGATACTCGACCGATTCTACGCTGACCCCAGACACTACTGCGTCCATATCTACCTATTCTACCGGCCTGAATCGGTTTAGTAGAGGTACTGATTATACAGAGGGTTTAAGAGAACGCCCGCCCGATCACGGCGAAGTGACGAGCGTCGCGCCAATGAGACGTCGATGCCCGCGGCGGAGTCGTGACGAAAGCGACTGCTGCGTGATGCCGAGTTCGTCTGCGAGCTCTTCGAGCGACACCTCACGTGGCGTGTCGAAGTAGCCACGCTCGTAGGCCAGTACCAGCGCCTCGCGCTGGGTTTCGGTCAGCTCGTACCCCTCTCCCTGGATTGGGAGCATGGCGTGGACAGCGGTGATCTCTATCGGGATGTCGTGTTCCTGGCAGTACTCTCGAAACTCAGCGATTGCATCCTGACTCTCGCTGCGCACCTCGAATCGCCACTCGTCTTTCGTTCCGATTCCGGAGAGTACGACGACGTTGGCCTTGGCCAGGGCGCTCAGGACGCCCAAGTACGATTGCTTCCACTCGGCACGCATGAGATACTCGTCCTCGACGCTATCGATCAGTCGGATGTTCGTCACGCCCGCGTGTGGGTCGAACGCGTCTTCGATGTCCGCGGTTTCAACGCCACGCACCCAGAAGTACGGGATGATCAGCGTCTGGTGTGGAATCAGTCGCTCCAGTTCGACTGTCACTCCCGGCAAGTTCTCGAAGACACTTCCCAGCGGAAATTCCGCTGTCGGACTCGTAAACTCCATCACGGTCGCCATGGTGGAATCTTCGTCCGACAGGCCGATAACTGGCGTGGGTGGTGTATCATGGCTTCGAGACAGGCCAGAGCACGGTCAGTAGATAGAATCGCGTACTCCGTGAACAGGGAGGGCTGATCGAATGCTGGCGGACATGGTACACCATGCCACTCCCTTTTGTACGAACCTGAACAACCTATTTCCGAGAGAATGAGTGTAATCGCGGAGGTTCGAATTTCACCCGACGACTTCGAACTCGGGCAGATACTGGATCTCGATGAGGCGTCGGCTATCGAACTCGAAACGCTCGTCCCGAGTGGGGACGTTACCGTGCCGCTCTTCTGGGTTTACGAACCGGTCGAAAACCAGTTTCTCGATACCGTCCGACGCTATCCGACTGTCAACAGCGTAACGGAGGTGGACGTGTTCGACGACAGAACCCTATTCAGGCTCGATTGGGATGCGAGCCAGGATCATCTCTTTCGGTGCATTCTGGACAACGAGGGACAAATTTTGGGTGCGACAGGGACAGCTGAAGGGTGGGATTTCGAGATTCGGTTCTCTCACCGCGAGGCATTGAGTCAGTATTGGACGTGTTGTGAGGACGCACACATATCGCTGGAGATGAT from Haloglomus litoreum includes the following:
- the hisF gene encoding imidazole glycerol phosphate synthase subunit HisF, which produces MTLTKRIIPCIDVDLDENGDAKVYTGVNFEDLQYTGDPVEMARAYNRAGADEFVFLDITASADGRETMLDTVSAVADEVFIPLTVGGGIRTKADIVETLRAGADKVSINTGALERPELITEGADSVGSQAVVISVDARRRFDEQGEHYVQVDGESCWFECTVKGGREGTGIDVVSWSEEAEDRGAGELFVNSIDADGTKDGYDIPLTRAVCDAVSTPVIASSGCGGPEDAYEVFTEAGADAALAASIFHFDEFSIDEVKRYLDERGVPVRL
- a CDS encoding DNA-directed RNA polymerase subunit L; translated protein: MDLRVIENEETELSIEIAGEDHTFMNVLKEALLETDGVAAATYDMNPEQSGGQTDPILTIKTEGGTAPLDALEAAARNVKDKTASFREAFEAAA
- a CDS encoding OsmC family protein, encoding MADIESTTTNDSGFHALSRVGDFELSIDATTEEGPSPNEVLVADYASCYTFAFRAGAQRNDYDDLGKIQTDASADLDDEDDLESISFDIHVEADLDEDEQDELKGLADDICHVHAALREGLHADVSIHPGADL
- a CDS encoding translation initiation factor IF-2 subunit alpha, whose product is MQFSGYPEPGELVVGRVDEIEDFGVFVDLEEYEDKRGLVHVSEVASGWIKNVRDHVGVDERVVCKVLEVDEDAQQIDLSIKDVNDHQRSDKIQEWKSEQKAEKWMELAFGEDMSDEQYSTVANALFAEFGSLYDGFEQAAIHGHEALESTDLSEEDADAIVDTARENVSVPYVQVTGYVDLRAPGPAGVETVRQALQAAEGNGEVPDEIDLEVTYVGAPEYRIRVQAPNYKTAEAQLEEAAGRAREAIESAGGTGDFHRERRTDDE
- a CDS encoding RNA-protein complex protein Nop10, giving the protein MKSDIHVCSDWREVHDRPVYTLGDECPECGAEAVNSAPAPFSPEDPNGEYRRRAKRRRGTLPEGE
- a CDS encoding sodium:calcium antiporter, with product MSQRRLHPLLVLFAVVLLTVPWLLLRGLGFVASLPTLAVIATSGVAVIGAAFVLTWGAETAEMDVPRSFALAVLAIIAVAPEYAVDALYAFEAGAAPGTAASENAANLAVANMTGANRILVGLGWSLIALYAVYRAGTGGREVTRREGLLSTAVSLERRVSVEVVFLGVATVYAFFIPLNGGIGAVDAIFLVGLYAAYVVVVLRSETTHEPQLGVPAYLQGLPRARRIAAILLMFAFSAAVILLAVKPFAKGLEVLGPRLGLSSFFMIQWVAPLASESPEFIATAYLVNKARTTAAFNALISSKLNQWTLLIGTLVVVYSISLGYYGVLEFNQKQAGEIWLTAAQSFFAITLLVDFEITVGEALALLALFGLQFIPFFGTYEGLLLFSGVYIVLGVGILAVRRRAVVDLVRTAREYVLRPTEAERDHAGAD
- a CDS encoding cation:proton antiporter; its protein translation is MVAGAPGPLLALLSGLALLLATAHALGTVADRLGFAPVVGELLTGLVLGPAVLGAVAPRVTAVVVPVSAPLEAFASVGLVFLLVLAGMEVDTGALRGNLPPTVALAVGGSVVPFALGVGLGWLLPATYLVDPAGRPVFALFLGTALSISAVPVAVRVLVDLDAMDRRVGQLTVTAAVLIDAAGWVALTLVADLARGGQPDPLGVGRTLLVIAGFVAVVVVVGPRVVEALLGIATRARSPVLTGFSVVVVSGIALSGASLALGLEAVLGAFLAGILLRNPLDGETERVFQLVTLGLFAPLFFATAGLRADLGGLLTPDALAVTALVFAVAVVGKGLGVALGAAFTDLSRAERLCVAIGLNARGAMEIVVAALGLAIGVLTPTIYAVVVLVAVLTSVMTPPLLRRALARLPAEDAASG
- a CDS encoding luciferase family protein — encoded protein: MVSEREVIARTVERLIEEVGSWEGITVAEHRFGGTEFRVGPREIGHVHAWGMLDIAYLRKLRDVLIDEGETGVHHLLAESGWTTYYIESPDDYDHARWLLRLSYLYHVKIAKKTPAGAEELAGVDVEAEVEGLGLSEPVRAAFERRGAA
- a CDS encoding mandelate racemase/muconate lactonizing enzyme family protein codes for the protein MEITDLDPIPVSVPYSVDFAISGGEVSAANHVLLRLHTDAGVVGLGEACPDPYFAPETMGSVVAAIEDHISPAIRGEDPSNRGRIHRAMDEAIRGNPFAKAAVDIACFDATGKHLGIPVSTLLGGRLRDRIEVGQSIGIGPTDRAVERARAWVDDGFSSIKVKVGTDPETDIERATAVAEAVGDRASIRVDANQGYRADQAVRVFSALESECDLLLVEQPVAADDLAGMARVTAALETPVLADESVFSPHDAIDIVDRGAADALSVKLVKAGGLYRSRQIAAVAAAAHLPLVVGSMVELGVGTAAGAHFAATLPAAYPSDVKGPTLHEASVLADPIRIEEGHTVVPEGPGLGVELDDRTVEAYRVE
- a CDS encoding IS6 family transposase codes for the protein MLADLLENDYNGDLDEYWERERTATPVRAFAVRLHATGCSLRETEAILASLGVERSHQAIFQWVHRLTDSSPDPPTASPSRVAVDETAVRINGDLCWVYAAIDLDTKLILDAQIFKRHGTDPAAAFLHRLRENHDCANTTFLTDSFGYRTALNRLGLSGRVDYTDRNLIEKWFHTLKQRIDRFHHSWVGSRRSVRRWISHYVQYYNEQRPHQSLDGRTPAEEVLN
- a CDS encoding HalOD1 output domain-containing protein, whose amino-acid sequence is MDAVVSGVSVESVEYHQDAAAVRTQFDQEKTSASMTVIATLAEVMDADPVELDPLHSTVDPDALDKFVRVGTGTTGDIHVSFTHEDHEITVSSYGVVTISQGDKSPAEKYGKDAER
- a CDS encoding helix-turn-helix domain-containing protein, translated to MATVMEFTSPTAEFPLGSVFENLPGVTVELERLIPHQTLIIPYFWVRGVETADIEDAFDPHAGVTNIRLIDSVEDEYLMRAEWKQSYLGVLSALAKANVVVLSGIGTKDEWRFEVRSESQDAIAEFREYCQEHDIPIEITAVHAMLPIQGEGYELTETQREALVLAYERGYFDTPREVSLEELADELGITQQSLSSRLRRGHRRLIGATLVTSP
- a CDS encoding helix-turn-helix domain-containing protein, with protein sequence MSVIAEVRISPDDFELGQILDLDEASAIELETLVPSGDVTVPLFWVYEPVENQFLDTVRRYPTVNSVTEVDVFDDRTLFRLDWDASQDHLFRCILDNEGQILGATGTAEGWDFEIRFSHREALSQYWTCCEDAHISLEMISVYNPTDPGAGPWYGLSKPQREALTLAVRMGYYDIPRGCTTEELADELGISDQAVTERLRRAIGTFVRHALLTPETDA